One part of the Methanobacterium spitsbergense genome encodes these proteins:
- a CDS encoding phage integrase N-terminal SAM-like domain-containing protein, with protein sequence MSGKLTKKDIENDSTLKKFLKKKTGISSSTIEGYIYAIRDFCNFTNKNPTELYNIHKKDLIERTPEFDMWLNEAFDDYVTYLVNSKKNYSYGTINLQISKIKSFYHIFKLKPTPIPDISKKKIQEDFKHALTVEDIRKAIKNSSPTYQAFFITQAQTGLSLSDALLLDVKDFIDAVSGKNEDLTLKEAIYKVKSDSNLIGCFDLRRKKTDIEFYTFAGPEVLHSIASLLESRDEKYLEPESPIFMKNISRLPKEDGNKHLQDLRLKPRVVENYIDRMHRYRKIFNRIEVNGKERNYFRSHKLRKWFANQLRNEANINTDDVKYLMGQKTGDVAERYFNPNNYANLKNNYRKALPHLSINEEVVMEENLEAIEKLQKENKQLKDLYENDSKAKDEEIKNLKAEKDEEMARMDKRIKYMEQLYLDKEFAKDRIK encoded by the coding sequence ATGTCAGGAAAATTAACAAAAAAAGATATAGAAAATGATAGTACGTTAAAAAAGTTCTTAAAAAAGAAAACAGGAATATCATCGTCTACCATAGAGGGTTATATATATGCAATAAGGGATTTCTGCAATTTTACTAATAAAAATCCAACAGAATTATACAATATACATAAGAAAGACTTGATAGAACGTACTCCAGAGTTTGATATGTGGCTCAATGAAGCCTTTGATGATTATGTTACCTATTTGGTAAATTCTAAAAAAAATTATTCATATGGAACTATAAATTTACAAATAAGCAAAATTAAAAGTTTTTATCATATCTTCAAACTTAAACCTACACCTATTCCGGATATATCTAAAAAAAAGATCCAAGAAGACTTTAAACATGCTTTAACTGTTGAAGATATAAGAAAAGCAATTAAAAATAGTTCACCTACATATCAAGCATTTTTTATAACTCAAGCACAGACCGGTTTGTCCTTAAGTGATGCTCTTTTATTGGATGTTAAAGATTTTATTGATGCAGTTAGTGGAAAAAATGAGGATTTGACTCTTAAAGAAGCAATTTATAAAGTTAAAAGTGATAGTAATCTTATTGGATGTTTTGATTTGCGGAGGAAAAAAACTGACATAGAATTTTATACTTTTGCTGGTCCGGAAGTCCTTCACAGCATAGCATCTTTACTAGAATCAAGAGATGAAAAATATTTAGAACCAGAATCACCTATATTCATGAAGAACATCTCAAGGTTACCTAAAGAAGATGGAAACAAACATCTTCAGGATTTGAGGTTAAAACCTCGTGTTGTGGAGAATTATATTGACCGTATGCATAGATATAGAAAAATTTTCAATAGAATAGAAGTTAATGGAAAAGAAAGAAATTATTTTAGGAGTCATAAATTAAGAAAATGGTTTGCTAACCAATTAAGGAATGAAGCCAATATTAATACAGATGATGTTAAATATTTGATGGGTCAAAAAACAGGTGATGTTGCAGAGAGGTATTTTAACCCTAACAACTATGCAAATCTAAAAAATAATTATCGTAAAGCTTTGCCACACTTATCTATTAACGAAGAAGTGGTAATGGAAGAAAATTTAGAAGCTATTGAAAAACTTCAAAAAGAAAATAAACAATTAAAAGACCTATATGAAAATGATTCTAAAGCAAAAGATGAAGAAATTAAAAATCTAAAAGCTGAAAAAGATGAAGAAATGGCTAGGATGGATAAAAGAATAAAATATATGGAACAGCTTTATCTTGATAAAGAATTTGCTAAGGATAGGATTAAATAA
- a CDS encoding response regulator, whose protein sequence is MEKIKILIVEDESILALGLKKKLENLGYTVTDIAASGPETIKKVAQNKPDIIMMDIVIKGDMDGIETAAKLNETESIPVIYLTAYADDEILKRAATTEPYGYILKPYKEKELKANIEMTIYRKKAEQEEILDYEDVYRGVTSFINKNEDSFKKAIFGSSLDEIDTSLDIGTNKIYITAPRGQKSSTNEDVSKILTKIALEFVDKYGGEFTIYPKGDEICLELDKPNF, encoded by the coding sequence ATGGAAAAAATTAAGATCCTGATAGTTGAGGATGAAAGTATACTCGCTTTAGGACTGAAAAAGAAGTTAGAAAATTTAGGATATACTGTTACCGATATTGCTGCTTCTGGCCCTGAAACAATTAAAAAGGTAGCTCAAAACAAGCCAGATATTATTATGATGGATATTGTAATTAAGGGAGATATGGATGGTATAGAAACAGCTGCAAAATTAAATGAAACAGAATCAATACCAGTAATTTACCTTACAGCCTATGCTGATGATGAAATACTCAAAAGGGCAGCTACTACAGAACCTTATGGTTACATACTTAAACCTTATAAGGAAAAGGAATTGAAAGCCAATATCGAAATGACAATTTATCGAAAAAAGGCAGAACAAGAAGAAATTCTGGACTATGAAGATGTTTACAGAGGAGTAACTAGTTTTATAAACAAAAACGAAGACTCATTTAAAAAAGCCATATTTGGGTCATCACTAGATGAAATTGACACATCACTAGACATAGGTACAAACAAAATATACATCACAGCTCCAAGGGGACAGAAATCATCAACTAACGAAGATGTTTCAAAAATACTAACCAAAATAGCATTAGAATTTGTTGATAAATATGGTGGAGAATTTACCATATATCCTAAAGGTGATGAAATATGTTTAGAATTGGATAAACCTAACTTTTAA
- a CDS encoding amino acid permease encodes MSRKIFSKKPINDLLSSNADKSLKRSIGPVGLILLGLGSIIGAGIFIVTGVAAANYSGPALLISFVISAIACAFTALCYAEFASMIPISGSVYTYTYVTLGEIWAWMIGWVLIFEYLISASAVAVGWSSYSVGLLSSAGINFPTYLTGSLAMGGLINLPAVLIIALLTGVLILGAKESTRVNAIIVIANLAIILLFIIVSIKYINFANYTPFTPFGIAGVFQGAAMVFFAYIGFDAVSTAAEETKDPQKNLPKGIIGSLIISSILYIVVAAVLTGMVPYNLLNNAAPVAFALQYVGSNVVASIVSVGALCGITSVLLTSLFGQTRIFFSMSRDGLLPELFSKVHPNFKSPITSIMLVGTVAALIAAFLPLALIIELVNIGTLSAFIFLAISVIVLRRQQPDIPRGFKCPLVPWIPIISIISCLFLITQLSSTTLQRFVISLIIGVSVYLVYGMHNSKLHKPDDTEQDDVNLVTDPSLIETKID; translated from the coding sequence ATGAGCAGAAAAATCTTTTCAAAAAAACCTATCAATGACCTATTATCCTCTAATGCCGATAAAAGTCTTAAACGTTCTATCGGCCCCGTTGGCTTAATACTCCTTGGACTTGGAAGCATTATTGGTGCAGGAATATTCATTGTAACCGGAGTTGCAGCAGCAAATTATTCAGGTCCCGCCCTGTTAATATCATTTGTAATATCAGCTATCGCATGTGCATTTACAGCTTTATGTTATGCAGAATTCGCATCTATGATACCGATATCAGGAAGTGTTTATACATATACATACGTTACTTTAGGCGAAATATGGGCGTGGATGATTGGATGGGTGTTGATTTTTGAATATTTAATATCTGCATCTGCTGTTGCTGTTGGTTGGTCATCTTACAGTGTTGGTCTTTTAAGTTCTGCTGGAATAAATTTTCCAACTTATTTAACTGGATCATTGGCCATGGGCGGATTAATTAATTTACCTGCAGTCTTGATAATAGCACTATTAACTGGAGTACTTATTTTAGGTGCTAAAGAAAGTACTCGTGTAAATGCAATAATAGTCATAGCTAATTTAGCCATAATTTTGCTTTTTATAATAGTTAGTATTAAATACATTAACTTTGCAAATTACACTCCATTCACTCCATTTGGTATTGCGGGAGTATTTCAGGGTGCTGCCATGGTTTTCTTTGCATACATAGGATTTGATGCAGTTTCCACTGCTGCTGAAGAAACAAAAGATCCTCAAAAAAATTTACCAAAAGGTATAATTGGATCTCTGATAATCAGTTCGATATTATATATTGTTGTTGCAGCCGTACTAACTGGTATGGTGCCTTATAATCTTTTAAATAACGCTGCACCTGTTGCATTTGCATTACAATATGTTGGTTCCAATGTGGTAGCTTCAATAGTATCTGTGGGCGCATTATGTGGTATCACATCCGTACTTCTCACCAGTCTTTTTGGACAAACTAGAATATTCTTTTCAATGAGCAGAGATGGATTATTACCAGAACTGTTCTCCAAAGTTCATCCTAACTTCAAATCTCCAATAACAAGTATAATGTTAGTTGGAACTGTTGCCGCATTAATAGCAGCTTTCTTACCGTTAGCACTGATTATTGAACTTGTAAACATTGGAACTCTCTCAGCATTTATCTTCCTTGCAATTTCGGTTATTGTACTACGGAGACAGCAGCCAGACATACCAAGGGGATTTAAATGTCCATTGGTACCATGGATTCCCATTATTTCAATTATTTCATGTCTGTTTTTAATAACTCAACTCTCATCAACAACGTTGCAGAGATTTGTAATAAGTCTCATAATTGGTGTCTCAGTTTATTTGGTATATGGAATGCATAACAGTAAACTCCATAAACCAGATGATACTGAACAGGATGATGTTAATTTGGTAACAGATCCTTCATTAATTGAAACAAAAATTGATTAA
- a CDS encoding amino acid permease gives MKRIFKKKCIHEALECAENDTTLKRSIGPFGLTIMGVGGIIGAGIFIVTGVASAASGPALILSFIIAAIACTFTALCYAEFASMIPIAGSVYTYTYITMGEIWAWIMGWIMILQYLIASSAVAIGWSSYAVALVTSMGIALPAVISGPYGVGGSLINLPAALIVLILTAVLVRGAQESARVNAVIVFIKVAVILLFITVGIQFINPSNYHPFTPYGLTGVFQGAAMVFFAYLGFDAVASAAEETKNPGRTIPIGIIGSLIISSILYIAVAAVMTGMVPFNLLNNASPVSFALQHVGVQWAFTVITIGAIAGLTTVVLVNMFSKARIIFAMSRDGLLPKVFSNVKEGCQAPVTSILLVGALATIVAAFFSMDSIFELVNVGALSAFIFLALSVLILRYQKPEIKRAFKCPLVPVIPVLSIIFSISLIAQLKVNIIEIFAVWLVLGVVIYFAYGKYRGMFEAKEKLIDSEVEGYEPPLETPSSK, from the coding sequence ATGAAGAGGATATTTAAAAAAAAGTGCATTCATGAGGCCCTAGAATGTGCAGAAAATGATACTACATTAAAAAGATCCATAGGGCCCTTTGGATTGACAATAATGGGTGTTGGAGGTATAATTGGTGCGGGTATATTTATTGTCACCGGTGTTGCATCCGCAGCATCAGGACCCGCACTTATACTGTCCTTCATTATAGCTGCAATAGCATGCACATTTACAGCTCTTTGCTATGCAGAATTTGCATCAATGATACCCATTGCAGGAAGTGTTTATACTTACACTTACATAACAATGGGTGAAATATGGGCTTGGATAATGGGATGGATAATGATACTACAGTATCTCATTGCATCTTCAGCAGTTGCAATTGGTTGGTCATCATATGCAGTTGCTCTTGTAACATCTATGGGAATAGCACTACCAGCAGTAATAAGTGGCCCTTATGGTGTAGGAGGATCACTCATAAATTTACCAGCAGCACTGATTGTTCTAATTTTAACAGCAGTTCTGGTACGTGGAGCACAAGAAAGTGCACGTGTAAACGCAGTTATAGTTTTTATAAAAGTTGCAGTCATATTACTTTTCATTACAGTTGGCATACAATTCATCAATCCTTCAAACTATCATCCATTCACCCCATATGGATTAACAGGAGTATTCCAAGGCGCAGCAATGGTATTCTTTGCATACCTTGGTTTCGATGCTGTTGCATCCGCAGCAGAAGAAACGAAAAATCCAGGAAGAACCATTCCAATAGGAATTATAGGTTCCCTAATAATCAGCTCAATATTATATATTGCAGTTGCTGCAGTAATGACCGGTATGGTTCCGTTTAACTTGTTAAACAATGCATCACCAGTTTCTTTCGCACTTCAACACGTTGGTGTTCAGTGGGCATTTACAGTAATTACAATAGGAGCGATTGCAGGCCTTACAACTGTTGTTCTTGTGAATATGTTTAGTAAAGCTAGGATAATATTTGCAATGAGCCGGGACGGTTTACTTCCAAAAGTGTTTTCAAATGTTAAGGAAGGATGCCAAGCACCAGTAACTAGTATACTCCTTGTAGGTGCACTTGCAACAATTGTTGCAGCATTTTTCTCAATGGACAGTATATTTGAATTGGTTAATGTTGGTGCACTTTCAGCATTTATATTCCTTGCACTCTCAGTTTTAATACTTAGATATCAAAAACCTGAAATTAAAAGGGCATTTAAATGTCCATTAGTACCTGTAATCCCCGTATTATCAATAATTTTCAGTATATCTTTAATAGCTCAGCTTAAAGTAAATATCATCGAGATATTCGCAGTATGGCTTGTATTGGGAGTTGTTATATACTTTGCGTATGGAAAATACAGAGGAATGTTCGAAGCCAAGGAAAAACTAATTGATAGTGAAGTCGAAGGGTATGAACCACCTCTTGAAACTCCTTCATCAAAATAA
- a CDS encoding CHASE4 domain-containing protein: MKLRSKTLVLSGVIIVAMVLILLVISQFVFLNTYSDFENRYSQHVMKDEMTQFNQTISSMNQTANDWAHWDDAYSFVSGNNPSFITNNLPSSIFSRLHMNLIMFVDDNGKIVYGKAYDLQTNQSMNLPQNFTSFTNDSAIIQHKNLEGLSGILNLPEGALLLISKPILNSHEQGPVKGTLIMGRYLTREELTSFVNIPNNTLSVAGYNNANNAPDLIKAQNSLSYNNTTVQILGPNSVAAYILLKDIYGNPSLILKSEMARTLYNSYLNTVLYFIVSIILVGLLFMGLVLYYLDRNVLNRLDKIISDILDIGKKGDLKRRVKVSGDDELSDLASSINNTFHALQKSEKQLEDSEEKYRSIFENTGTAMIITDENMNITLANRIFQNILNPKGDQIKRKLNWIEMLVPDDREKIKNYHKIDEKKDVNSAIVPKTYEVQSMIKGDLRDFFATFEFIPGTKSSLISLIDITDRKRAEGLLKTSLKEKELLLREIHHRVKNSLQIISSLLSLQASEFDDNLIIEKYKESENRIHTIALIHENLYQSTDISNIDFKNYLEILIDDIMYSYKVDREMIKTVLDLNDYELGIETAIPVGLIINELVSNALKHAFKSGEKGEIKIVLEKYDDTYTLTVQDNGIGLPDEIHPENSKSLGLMLVNALVTQLDGKMSFEVKNGTAFKIIFKELEYQERI; the protein is encoded by the coding sequence ATGAAACTTAGAAGTAAAACTTTGGTACTAAGCGGTGTTATTATCGTTGCAATGGTCCTAATTTTACTTGTTATTTCTCAATTCGTATTTTTAAATACCTACAGTGATTTTGAAAATAGGTACAGTCAACATGTAATGAAAGATGAAATGACTCAGTTTAATCAAACAATATCTTCAATGAATCAAACTGCTAATGATTGGGCTCATTGGGATGATGCTTATTCTTTTGTATCGGGTAATAATCCCAGTTTTATAACAAATAATTTGCCCTCTAGTATTTTTTCAAGACTGCACATGAACCTCATTATGTTTGTGGATGATAATGGAAAAATTGTTTATGGTAAAGCCTACGATCTCCAAACTAACCAGTCAATGAATCTTCCCCAGAATTTCACTAGTTTCACAAATGATAGTGCTATTATACAGCACAAAAACCTTGAGGGATTGAGTGGTATTCTTAATTTGCCAGAAGGTGCTCTGCTATTAATTTCCAAACCTATATTAAATAGTCATGAACAGGGACCTGTAAAGGGAACTCTCATAATGGGACGTTACTTGACTCGAGAGGAACTTACTAGTTTTGTTAATATTCCAAACAATACCCTCAGTGTTGCAGGTTATAATAATGCCAATAATGCTCCTGATTTGATCAAGGCTCAAAATTCACTTTCCTATAACAATACCACAGTGCAGATATTAGGACCAAATTCCGTTGCTGCATACATTCTTTTGAAGGATATATATGGAAATCCTTCTTTGATCTTAAAATCAGAAATGGCAAGAACACTATATAATTCTTACTTAAATACTGTCCTCTATTTTATTGTTTCAATTATTCTAGTTGGATTATTATTCATGGGATTAGTGCTTTATTATTTAGATAGAAATGTTCTAAACAGACTGGATAAAATTATTAGTGATATATTGGATATTGGTAAGAAGGGTGATTTGAAAAGACGTGTCAAGGTTTCTGGTGATGATGAGCTTTCAGATCTGGCTTCTTCAATTAATAACACATTCCATGCGCTCCAAAAATCAGAAAAACAACTTGAAGATAGTGAAGAAAAGTATAGAAGTATTTTTGAAAATACTGGAACAGCTATGATTATCACAGATGAGAACATGAATATTACCCTTGCGAATAGAATATTTCAAAATATTCTAAACCCGAAAGGGGACCAGATCAAACGAAAACTAAACTGGATTGAAATGTTGGTTCCAGACGACAGGGAAAAAATTAAAAATTATCATAAAATTGATGAAAAGAAGGATGTTAATTCTGCTATTGTTCCGAAAACTTATGAAGTCCAGAGTATGATTAAAGGCGATTTAAGGGACTTTTTTGCCACATTCGAATTTATACCTGGAACAAAGAGTAGTTTAATTTCCCTTATAGACATTACAGACCGTAAAAGGGCAGAAGGCCTTTTAAAAACTTCTTTAAAGGAAAAAGAACTTTTACTTCGTGAAATTCATCACAGAGTAAAAAATAGTCTGCAGATTATAAGTTCTTTATTATCTCTACAGGCATCTGAATTTGATGATAATTTAATAATTGAGAAGTACAAGGAAAGTGAAAATAGAATTCATACCATTGCCTTGATACATGAAAACCTTTATCAGTCAACTGATATTTCAAATATAGATTTCAAAAACTATTTAGAAATCCTTATCGATGATATTATGTACTCTTATAAAGTTGACAGGGAAATGATAAAAACTGTGCTTGATCTCAATGATTATGAATTGGGAATTGAAACAGCAATACCTGTAGGTCTCATAATTAATGAACTTGTATCAAATGCACTTAAACATGCTTTTAAATCCGGTGAAAAGGGTGAAATAAAGATAGTTCTTGAAAAGTATGATGACACATATACATTGACAGTTCAAGATAATGGTATTGGATTACCCGATGAAATTCATCCTGAAAACTCAAAATCACTTGGTTTAATGCTTGTAAATGCATTAGTTACCCAATTAGATGGTAAAATGAGTTTTGAAGTGAAAAATGGAACAGCATTCAAAATTATATTTAAGGAACTTGAGTATCAGGAGAGGATTTGA
- a CDS encoding class I SAM-dependent methyltransferase translates to MDNKDISPINNTNKAHFRNLDSPIFIGRTWTEYIKMFNIDPENIAGEKILDCASGASSFTAMMSKKGFDIKAVDKIYNETPEALSAKCKEHLELLVEGLKSVDHFVWGFFSDIEDLKKQRNIACRKFIDDYRKYKGERYIGADLKSLPFKDNSFSIVLCSHLLFIYDHRLDYNFHLNAIKEMLRVSSNELKIYPLVKNRGKKSEFVKKIINDLTDVDVEIVKVDYEFRKGGNEMLRIVK, encoded by the coding sequence ATGGACAATAAAGATATTTCCCCAATAAATAATACTAATAAAGCCCATTTCCGTAATTTGGATAGCCCAATATTCATTGGAAGGACATGGACAGAATATATTAAGATGTTCAATATTGATCCAGAAAATATTGCTGGTGAAAAAATACTTGACTGTGCTTCTGGTGCAAGTTCATTCACAGCTATGATGTCAAAAAAAGGATTTGATATTAAGGCTGTTGATAAAATCTACAATGAAACTCCGGAAGCTCTTTCAGCTAAATGTAAAGAACATTTGGAACTGCTTGTTGAGGGTTTGAAATCTGTTGATCATTTTGTTTGGGGTTTTTTTAGTGATATTGAAGATCTGAAAAAACAAAGAAATATAGCTTGCAGAAAATTTATTGATGATTACAGGAAATATAAAGGGGAACGGTATATTGGTGCGGATTTAAAGAGTCTTCCATTTAAGGATAATAGTTTCTCAATTGTTCTGTGCTCACATTTACTTTTTATCTATGATCATAGATTGGATTATAATTTTCATTTAAATGCCATAAAAGAAATGCTTAGAGTGTCTTCCAACGAACTTAAAATTTATCCTCTTGTAAAAAATCGGGGTAAAAAATCTGAATTTGTTAAAAAGATAATTAATGACCTCACTGATGTTGATGTGGAAATTGTGAAGGTTGATTATGAGTTTAGAAAGGGTGGCAATGAAATGCTCAGGATAGTGAAATAG
- a CDS encoding glutamine synthetase family protein, with the protein MSVLKEFSSDNKFLRIVWCDNANIIRSKSLRLHSKANSIFYVGISKAQQAVPVIYDGVVPDSLLGPVGEVYLKADNSTITQLPYAPGHLRAMGDMYFNDEPWQYCTRGYLRRMVDHAGEYGLNIKASFENEFYLLKNSDNLESVDSTPFASTLSMDVNHEVIMDMVDSVEAQGMVVEQYYPEAGPGQQEITIGYDDVLRAADNQIMFRETVNAVALKHGIKASFLPKIFPDSSGSGCHLHMSLWKNGENITHDPSGKWKLSKEASYFIAGVLHHLPSLMAITTPISNSYKRIKPHSWSGKYKCWGLDNREASIRVVSEPDGSIKHFELKTLDAAANPYLALGAVIRAGIDGLDNKFKLPYPVQSDPGDIGDGERDDLGIEELPSCPVDALENLENNITIMNSLGKGLSAAYLAVKREEWRILKDLNMDEEVSCLIDRY; encoded by the coding sequence TTGAGTGTTTTAAAAGAATTTTCTAGTGATAATAAATTTTTAAGAATTGTTTGGTGTGATAATGCCAATATAATCCGTTCTAAATCTCTTCGTTTACATTCTAAAGCTAATTCAATCTTTTATGTTGGGATATCAAAGGCCCAACAGGCTGTGCCCGTAATATACGATGGTGTTGTTCCTGATTCTTTACTTGGTCCTGTTGGAGAAGTATATTTAAAGGCAGATAATTCTACCATAACACAGTTACCCTATGCTCCAGGTCATTTAAGAGCTATGGGTGATATGTATTTCAATGATGAACCATGGCAATATTGTACTCGGGGTTATTTGAGGAGAATGGTTGATCATGCAGGAGAATATGGTTTAAATATCAAGGCTTCGTTTGAAAATGAATTTTACCTCCTGAAAAATTCTGATAATCTTGAATCTGTTGATAGTACTCCATTTGCTTCTACATTATCAATGGATGTTAATCATGAAGTTATTATGGATATGGTTGATTCAGTTGAAGCTCAGGGAATGGTTGTTGAGCAGTATTATCCTGAAGCTGGTCCTGGTCAGCAAGAAATAACAATTGGATATGATGATGTTCTTAGGGCTGCAGATAATCAGATAATGTTTAGGGAAACTGTAAATGCAGTTGCATTAAAACATGGCATTAAAGCTTCATTTCTACCTAAAATCTTTCCTGATTCTTCGGGAAGTGGATGCCATTTACATATGAGTCTATGGAAAAATGGTGAAAATATTACACATGATCCATCTGGAAAGTGGAAACTTTCTAAAGAGGCAAGTTATTTCATTGCAGGCGTTCTTCATCATCTTCCCTCTCTAATGGCCATTACAACACCTATTTCTAACTCATACAAAAGGATTAAACCTCATTCATGGTCTGGAAAATATAAGTGTTGGGGATTGGACAATAGAGAAGCAAGTATTCGTGTTGTATCTGAACCTGATGGCAGTATCAAACACTTTGAACTTAAAACATTGGATGCTGCAGCCAACCCCTACCTTGCACTTGGTGCTGTTATCAGAGCAGGGATTGATGGTCTTGATAATAAATTTAAACTCCCTTATCCTGTGCAGTCTGATCCTGGAGATATTGGCGATGGTGAGCGTGATGATCTTGGTATTGAAGAACTTCCTTCTTGTCCTGTTGATGCATTGGAAAACTTGGAGAATAACATTACAATCATGAACTCATTGGGTAAAGGGCTTTCAGCAGCGTATTTAGCTGTTAAAAGGGAAGAATGGAGAATTTTAAAAGATTTAAATATGGATGAGGAAGTATCTTGTCTTATTGATAGATATTAA
- a CDS encoding alpha/beta fold hydrolase, with translation MSKEQKYTKGFVTSKDGTTIGYRQMGSGPGLILLHGGISSSQYFMKLGAALSDEFTVYIPDRRGRGLSGAFGDNYGLQREVEDLDAILKKTDAHYLFGGSSGGLIALQASITLSSIKKIVTYEPLVYVNKSEMDKFNEIVQRFEKQLAEGDVITAMITAMDVNSEVDPDQKSPLANHLPSIILKPIFSHVLASDEKNIKGDDVTLKDLMPTLKYDIQLVNETEGKLQKFKKVQSEILLLNGSKSPLFLKNSTEALNKVLPHTTHKELPGLNHDSAQNYGKPEIIAKEIKHFLE, from the coding sequence ATGAGTAAAGAACAAAAATATACTAAGGGTTTTGTAACTTCTAAGGATGGAACTACTATTGGGTATAGACAGATGGGCAGTGGTCCGGGACTTATTCTATTGCATGGAGGTATAAGTTCCTCACAATACTTTATGAAACTCGGTGCTGCACTTTCCGATGAATTCACTGTATATATACCAGACCGCCGTGGAAGAGGATTAAGTGGAGCATTTGGAGATAATTACGGTTTACAAAGAGAAGTAGAAGATTTAGATGCTATCCTAAAAAAAACAGATGCACATTACCTCTTCGGTGGGTCCTCAGGTGGACTTATCGCATTGCAAGCATCAATTACTTTGTCTAGCATAAAAAAAATTGTAACCTATGAACCATTAGTCTATGTTAACAAGTCTGAGATGGACAAATTTAATGAAATAGTCCAACGTTTTGAGAAACAACTAGCTGAAGGTGATGTAATCACAGCAATGATAACAGCTATGGATGTAAATTCAGAAGTAGATCCAGACCAAAAATCACCATTGGCAAATCATTTACCAAGTATAATATTAAAACCAATTTTCAGTCATGTATTGGCTTCAGATGAAAAAAACATCAAAGGTGACGATGTTACCCTTAAAGATCTAATGCCCACACTGAAATATGATATACAGTTGGTCAACGAAACAGAAGGAAAACTTCAGAAATTCAAAAAGGTACAGTCAGAAATATTATTACTCAATGGAAGCAAAAGTCCCCTATTCCTAAAAAACAGCACTGAAGCCTTAAACAAAGTATTACCTCATACTACACACAAAGAACTTCCTGGATTAAACCATGATTCAGCACAAAATTACGGCAAGCCAGAAATCATAGCAAAAGAAATAAAACATTTCCTTGAATGA
- a CDS encoding cyclase family protein, with protein MKTVLLSYYIDNNSAYYVGTTKPVIKPNNQIAWGEDYNTYIIQVGNHCGTHVDAPRHFISSGKSISDYDIMELTFHDPFLLNCEKGLGEFITVDDLSEIDLSGYDCLLIKTGFGKNRDENLNLYLTDYPCITPELLRWIRKTYKNIKCIGIDIISITRYGDAKMLKEAHINAFIEDENYGDPLLLIEDMNLELLEVEDYLIRVVVVPWQVKGIDSAPCGVIAYTK; from the coding sequence ATGAAAACTGTACTACTTTCATATTATATTGATAACAATTCAGCTTACTACGTTGGAACAACAAAGCCTGTTATAAAACCCAACAATCAAATAGCATGGGGTGAGGATTACAACACATACATTATTCAGGTGGGTAATCACTGTGGAACTCATGTGGATGCTCCAAGACATTTCATATCCTCTGGTAAATCCATATCGGATTATGATATAATGGAACTTACATTCCATGATCCTTTTCTGTTAAATTGTGAAAAGGGTCTAGGGGAATTTATTACAGTTGATGATCTTTCTGAAATTGATCTTAGTGGATATGATTGTTTGTTGATCAAGACTGGTTTTGGTAAGAATAGGGATGAAAATCTTAACCTCTATTTAACTGACTATCCTTGTATAACTCCGGAATTACTTCGATGGATCAGGAAAACTTATAAAAATATAAAATGTATTGGTATTGATATAATCTCCATTACTAGATATGGTGATGCCAAAATGCTTAAAGAGGCCCATATTAATGCTTTTATTGAAGATGAAAATTATGGGGATCCTCTTTTACTAATTGAAGATATGAACCTTGAATTGCTAGAAGTGGAGGACTATCTCATAAGAGTTGTTGTTGTGCCATGGCAAGTGAAAGGAATTGACAGTGCACCATGCGGGGTTATTGCATACACGAAATGA
- a CDS encoding sulfurtransferase TusA family protein translates to MAEVKVDVKGETCPVPLVEMRKAVRKASPGEIIEVTGTHPASKKEIPMAVEALGLELVDIQEKDGIWTIKIRK, encoded by the coding sequence ATGGCAGAAGTGAAAGTTGATGTTAAAGGGGAAACATGTCCAGTACCACTTGTCGAAATGAGAAAGGCAGTAAGAAAGGCATCACCTGGAGAAATTATTGAAGTAACAGGTACCCATCCTGCATCCAAAAAAGAAATACCCATGGCAGTTGAAGCTCTGGGATTAGAATTGGTTGATATTCAAGAAAAGGATGGAATATGGACCATCAAAATTCGCAAATAA